In one window of Chryseobacterium sp. JV274 DNA:
- a CDS encoding Rossmann-like and DUF2520 domain-containing protein, translated as MQIVIIGSGNVAYHMAKAFTLKSIPLAQIFGRNEKELSKISEELNIPYSTDHLEEADLYIVCVSDNSIEEVSKSISRKDCLVAHTSGSLPKEALSGEYRKASFYPLQTFSKSKELEYEKIPFFIEAENEGDQKILLDLASQISEKVMESSHEKRKYIHLTAVFACNFVNHLFSRAKEISDSQDIPFDYFLPLIDETVQKIYEIEPKQAQTGPAVRNDVRILQLHEQLLKDESLKIYKTMNHSIQEMYEL; from the coding sequence ATGCAAATTGTAATCATCGGTTCCGGAAATGTTGCCTATCATATGGCAAAAGCTTTCACTTTGAAAAGTATTCCCCTGGCCCAGATTTTTGGCAGGAACGAAAAAGAATTGAGTAAGATTTCAGAAGAATTAAATATTCCTTATTCCACAGATCATCTGGAGGAAGCAGATCTTTATATCGTCTGTGTCAGTGATAATTCTATAGAAGAAGTTTCAAAGAGTATTTCCAGAAAAGACTGTTTGGTTGCCCATACATCAGGATCACTTCCAAAAGAAGCTTTGTCTGGTGAGTACAGGAAAGCAAGCTTCTACCCTTTGCAGACTTTTTCAAAATCAAAAGAACTGGAGTATGAAAAAATACCATTCTTCATAGAAGCAGAAAATGAGGGAGATCAAAAAATATTGCTTGATCTCGCTTCACAGATTTCAGAGAAAGTAATGGAAAGCAGCCACGAAAAAAGAAAATATATTCATTTAACGGCTGTTTTCGCCTGTAATTTTGTGAATCATCTTTTTTCAAGAGCTAAAGAAATTTCGGATTCTCAGGATATTCCGTTTGATTATTTTTTACCGCTGATTGATGAAACGGTTCAGAAAATTTATGAAATTGAACCCAAACAGGCACAGACCGGCCCTGCAGTGAGAAATGATGTAAGAATTTTACAGCTGCATGAACAGTTATTAAAAGACGAAAGTCTTAAAATTTATAAAACAATGAATCATTCTATTCAGGAAATGTATGAGTTATAA
- a CDS encoding DUF1579 domain-containing protein has product MKNVLTILFIAFLLTACEKGKTTAANTTDKADSTSTSEWKPVDSATAMKAWMEYSTPGEMHKMLAKSDGTWTGETTMWMENGAKPMMSKSEATNKMMYGGRYQITNHKGDFMGMPFEGMSIVGYDNSKKKFISTWIDNMGTGIMHGEGEWNASTKSVEFKGKMTDPSRPGKDCDFREVFTFVDDNNQKLEMYGPDSKTGKEYKTMEIKYTRKK; this is encoded by the coding sequence ATGAAAAATGTATTAACAATTCTTTTTATTGCTTTTTTATTAACAGCATGTGAGAAAGGAAAAACTACTGCTGCTAATACTACTGACAAAGCCGATTCTACTTCGACCTCTGAATGGAAACCTGTAGATTCTGCAACAGCTATGAAAGCCTGGATGGAGTATTCTACTCCTGGAGAAATGCACAAAATGCTGGCCAAATCTGATGGAACCTGGACTGGAGAAACAACAATGTGGATGGAAAACGGAGCAAAACCTATGATGAGTAAATCCGAGGCAACCAATAAAATGATGTATGGTGGACGTTATCAGATCACTAATCACAAAGGTGACTTTATGGGAATGCCTTTTGAAGGGATGAGTATTGTAGGATATGACAACTCAAAGAAGAAGTTTATCAGTACATGGATAGACAATATGGGAACGGGAATCATGCATGGAGAAGGAGAATGGAATGCATCCACAAAATCAGTTGAGTTTAAAGGAAAAATGACTGACCCTTCAAGACCAGGAAAAGATTGTGATTTCAGAGAAGTTTTCACATTTGTAGATGATAATAATCAAAAACTGGAAATGTACGGCCCTGATTCCAAAACAGGCAAAGAGTACAAAACCATGGAAATAAAATATACCCGTAAAAAATAA
- a CDS encoding Maf family nucleotide pyrophosphatase, with protein sequence MKLLLASQSPRRKELLSNLGFEFEVVKIDCEEILPKHIKIEEAAAYLSDLKADAFRHLEADEVLLTADTVVAIDNQILGKPKDEVDAYKMLQSLSGKTHQVYTGITIKTADKSITETDVADVTLDELSDEEINYYVQNYKPFDKAGSYGIQEWLGMAKITSLTGSFYTIMGLPTHLVYKILKETSLI encoded by the coding sequence ATGAAATTACTTTTAGCCTCTCAATCGCCAAGAAGAAAGGAGCTTCTTTCCAACCTGGGTTTTGAATTTGAAGTTGTAAAAATAGACTGTGAAGAAATTCTTCCAAAACATATAAAAATAGAAGAAGCTGCAGCTTATCTATCTGATTTAAAAGCAGATGCTTTCAGACACTTGGAAGCAGATGAAGTTCTGCTGACCGCTGATACTGTTGTAGCCATTGACAATCAGATTCTTGGGAAACCAAAAGATGAAGTTGATGCTTACAAAATGCTTCAGAGCCTTTCCGGAAAAACTCACCAGGTATATACAGGAATCACCATCAAAACTGCAGATAAATCCATTACAGAAACTGATGTTGCTGACGTTACACTTGATGAGCTCTCCGATGAGGAAATAAACTATTACGTTCAAAACTATAAGCCTTTTGATAAAGCGGGCAGCTATGGTATTCAGGAATGGCTGGGAATGGCAAAGATCACCAGCCTTACAGGAAGTTTTTATACCATTATGGGACTTCCTACTCATCTTGTTTATAAAATATTGAAAGAAACCTCCCTGATTTAA
- a CDS encoding 2OG-Fe(II) oxygenase, with the protein MEKTELHPQIFLIEDFLTETECNHYISLSQEKVFEEAKINVFGRQQMNKGVRNNDRLMIFDETMAEDLFKKATEFLPQEHDGYQLLNFNEMLRVYRYAPGQQFKMHRDGSYIRNEKEKSFYTFMIYLNDDFEGGETEFESLFTVAPKKGTALIFHHPLRHEGKTLISGLKYVLRTDIMYSKE; encoded by the coding sequence ATGGAAAAAACAGAATTACACCCACAGATATTTCTGATTGAAGATTTTCTGACCGAAACGGAATGCAATCATTATATCAGTCTTTCGCAGGAAAAAGTTTTTGAAGAAGCAAAAATCAATGTATTTGGACGTCAGCAGATGAATAAAGGAGTCAGAAATAATGACCGACTGATGATTTTTGATGAAACAATGGCTGAAGATCTGTTTAAAAAGGCAACCGAATTTCTGCCTCAGGAACACGATGGATATCAGCTTCTTAACTTTAATGAAATGCTTAGGGTCTATAGATATGCTCCCGGACAGCAGTTTAAAATGCACAGGGATGGAAGTTATATCAGAAATGAAAAAGAGAAAAGTTTTTACACCTTTATGATCTATCTGAATGATGATTTTGAAGGAGGAGAAACAGAATTCGAAAGTCTGTTTACCGTGGCTCCGAAGAAAGGAACAGCACTGATTTTTCATCATCCTCTGAGACATGAAGGAAAGACCTTGATTAGTGGACTGAAGTATGTTTTAAGAACGGATATCATGTATTCTAAAGAATAA
- a CDS encoding NUDIX hydrolase, whose translation MESPKKLQDIKVAVDAVIFGYFDKKDLQILLIKRNIEPFKGGWALPGGLVLDDESVDDAVKRELYEEAGIKPDFLEQLYTFGNLGRDPRNRVVSVAYLGLVNPSYHELFADSDAEDAQWFSINKLPSVAFDHKTIIETALKRLRTKIQYQPIGFNLLNEEFPFSDLENLYKTIVGQEIDRRNFRKKIMSYGLLNETNNVKKEGSGRPGKLFTFNKEKYKELEEQGFYFEIK comes from the coding sequence ATGGAGTCTCCAAAAAAATTACAGGATATAAAAGTGGCTGTAGATGCCGTTATTTTCGGATATTTTGATAAAAAAGATCTTCAGATCCTTCTGATTAAAAGAAATATTGAACCTTTTAAAGGTGGATGGGCTCTTCCGGGAGGACTTGTTCTTGATGATGAAAGCGTAGATGACGCCGTAAAAAGAGAACTCTATGAAGAAGCAGGCATAAAACCCGATTTTCTGGAACAACTCTACACATTTGGTAATCTGGGTCGCGATCCGAGAAACAGAGTAGTTTCTGTAGCATATCTGGGCCTTGTGAACCCATCTTACCATGAATTGTTTGCAGATTCTGATGCTGAAGACGCACAATGGTTTAGTATTAATAAACTTCCTTCAGTTGCTTTTGATCACAAAACAATCATTGAGACTGCCTTAAAGAGACTTCGTACAAAAATTCAATACCAGCCGATCGGTTTCAATCTTCTCAACGAAGAATTTCCTTTTTCAGACCTTGAAAATCTTTATAAAACCATTGTAGGACAGGAAATCGACAGAAGAAATTTCCGTAAGAAAATCATGAGTTACGGACTGTTGAACGAAACGAATAATGTTAAAAAAGAAGGAAGCGGCAGACCTGGAAAGCTTTTTACTTTCAATAAAGAAAAATATAAAGAGCTTGAAGAACAGGGTTTTTATTTTGAAATTAAATAG
- a CDS encoding NADAR family protein → MKYTIQNITERFQKKERIKFLFFWGHTAKDMVTKSCFSQWFPGKFEENGIIYKTAEHYMMAGKARLFNDPETEEEILKAATPNQAKALGRKVKNFDPKLWDDYKYEIVTQGNLLKFSQNQKFKDFLLSTGDKILVEASPYDRIWGIGMLETDSRAENPLLWNGENLLGFALMEVRDQLKN, encoded by the coding sequence ATGAAATACACCATACAAAATATTACAGAACGGTTTCAGAAGAAAGAAAGGATAAAATTTCTCTTTTTCTGGGGACATACGGCAAAAGATATGGTAACCAAATCATGCTTCAGCCAATGGTTTCCCGGAAAATTTGAAGAAAACGGGATCATTTATAAAACGGCAGAGCACTATATGATGGCCGGAAAAGCAAGGTTATTTAATGATCCTGAAACGGAAGAAGAAATCTTAAAGGCAGCTACTCCTAACCAAGCAAAAGCTTTAGGCCGAAAAGTAAAAAACTTTGATCCGAAACTTTGGGATGATTATAAATATGAAATTGTAACTCAGGGAAATCTTTTGAAGTTTTCTCAAAATCAGAAATTTAAAGACTTTCTTTTGTCAACCGGAGATAAAATTCTTGTGGAAGCGAGTCCTTATGACAGAATCTGGGGAATCGGAATGCTGGAAACAGACAGCAGAGCAGAAAATCCTTTATTATGGAACGGAGAAAATCTCTTAGGATTTGCTTTAATGGAAGTAAGAGATCAATTAAAAAACTAA
- a CDS encoding RNA polymerase sigma factor, with protein sequence MKIKDAEIISLMQNPRTQDKGVRALMDAYQSRLYWHIRRIIVDGDLAQDTLQETFIKAYQNFHQFKNDSQLYTWLYRIATNEALQQVNKMKKMQKTDEDPEYHMQNLVADNTEGDAEEIQLLLQNAIQSLPEKQKLVFMMRYYDDLPYEEISKIVDMSVGTLKTNYHYAKQKIEDYIKENYER encoded by the coding sequence ATGAAGATTAAGGACGCGGAAATTATTTCGTTGATGCAGAATCCACGGACCCAGGATAAAGGTGTCCGGGCCTTGATGGATGCCTATCAAAGCAGATTGTACTGGCATATAAGAAGAATTATTGTGGACGGAGATCTTGCACAGGATACTTTGCAGGAAACTTTTATTAAAGCTTATCAAAATTTTCATCAGTTCAAAAATGATAGCCAGTTGTATACCTGGTTGTACAGAATTGCAACCAACGAAGCATTGCAGCAGGTGAATAAAATGAAGAAGATGCAGAAAACTGATGAAGATCCGGAGTATCACATGCAGAATCTTGTAGCTGATAATACGGAAGGAGATGCCGAAGAAATACAGCTTTTGCTGCAGAACGCCATACAAAGCCTGCCCGAAAAGCAGAAACTGGTATTTATGATGCGGTATTATGATGATTTACCCTACGAAGAAATATCAAAAATTGTAGATATGTCGGTAGGAACATTGAAAACAAATTATCATTATGCCAAACAAAAAATAGAAGATTATATTAAAGAAAATTACGAAAGATAA
- the lepA gene encoding translation elongation factor 4: protein MKNIRNFCIIAHIDHGKSTLADRLLEYTNTVTQRELQSQTLDDMDLEKERGITIKSHAIQMDYEYKGEKYILNLIDTPGHVDFSYEVSRSIAACEGALLIVDAAQSIQAQTISNLYLALENDLEIIPILNKIDLPSANPEEVTDEIMGLLGCKYEDVLRVSGKTGEGVHDLLEQIVNRIPAPVGDPNAPLQALIFDSVYNPFRGIEAYFKVVNGSISKNEKIKFFATGKEYGADEVGTLKLKQVPKKTIECGDVGYIISGIKDAREVKVGDTITSFVNPAAAAIDGFEEVKPMVFAGIYPIESEDFEELRFSLEKLRLNDASLVFEPESSAALGFGFRCGFLGMLHMEIVQERLEREFNMNVITTVPNVSYHGYSKKDPETAMLINNPSEMIDPNLLDRVEEPYIKASIITKSDFVGAVMTLCIEKRGEIVNQSYLTADRVELTFNMPLAEVVFDFYDRLKSISKGYASFDYSPIGMRSSKLVKMDILINGDMVDALSSLIHDSNAYYIGKRMCEKLRELIPRQQFDIAVQAALGAKVIARETIKALRKDVTAKCYGGDISRKRKLLEKQKEGKKKMKQIGRVEVPQSAFMAVLKLND from the coding sequence ATGAAAAACATACGAAATTTTTGCATAATCGCTCATATCGACCACGGTAAAAGTACCCTGGCAGACCGTCTATTGGAGTATACGAATACCGTTACCCAAAGAGAACTACAGTCTCAGACGCTTGATGATATGGATTTGGAGAAAGAACGTGGGATTACAATCAAGTCGCACGCCATCCAGATGGATTATGAGTATAAAGGAGAAAAATATATTCTAAACCTTATTGATACACCGGGACACGTTGACTTTTCTTATGAAGTTTCCCGTTCTATTGCTGCCTGTGAAGGAGCACTTCTTATTGTTGATGCTGCACAGAGTATCCAGGCACAAACCATCAGTAATCTATACCTGGCATTGGAAAATGATTTAGAAATTATTCCAATTCTTAATAAAATAGATCTTCCGTCAGCAAACCCTGAAGAAGTAACCGACGAAATTATGGGCCTTTTAGGGTGCAAATATGAAGATGTTCTTAGAGTTTCTGGAAAAACAGGTGAGGGGGTTCATGATTTGCTTGAGCAGATTGTCAACAGAATTCCTGCTCCGGTTGGAGATCCCAATGCTCCGTTACAGGCACTAATCTTTGACTCTGTTTACAATCCGTTCAGAGGAATTGAAGCGTATTTCAAAGTAGTAAACGGAAGTATTTCTAAAAACGAGAAGATAAAATTTTTCGCGACTGGAAAAGAATATGGTGCTGATGAAGTGGGAACTTTAAAACTAAAACAGGTTCCGAAAAAGACAATTGAATGTGGTGATGTAGGGTATATTATTTCCGGGATTAAAGATGCAAGAGAAGTGAAAGTGGGTGATACCATTACCTCTTTTGTGAATCCTGCTGCTGCTGCAATTGACGGTTTTGAGGAAGTAAAACCAATGGTTTTTGCAGGAATTTATCCTATTGAATCTGAAGATTTTGAAGAATTGAGATTCTCATTAGAAAAATTAAGACTGAATGATGCTTCTTTGGTGTTTGAACCCGAAAGTTCTGCAGCATTAGGTTTTGGTTTCCGTTGCGGATTCTTGGGAATGCTTCATATGGAAATCGTGCAGGAACGTCTCGAAAGAGAATTTAATATGAATGTAATTACTACAGTTCCCAACGTTTCGTATCACGGGTATTCTAAAAAAGATCCTGAAACGGCAATGTTAATCAACAACCCATCTGAAATGATTGATCCCAATCTTTTAGACAGAGTTGAAGAGCCTTATATAAAAGCTTCTATTATTACCAAATCGGATTTTGTGGGTGCAGTAATGACGCTTTGTATCGAGAAAAGAGGGGAAATTGTAAACCAAAGCTATTTAACAGCAGACAGGGTGGAATTAACATTCAATATGCCTTTGGCTGAAGTTGTTTTTGACTTTTACGATCGTCTGAAATCTATTTCAAAAGGATATGCATCATTTGATTATTCCCCAATCGGAATGCGTTCTTCTAAATTGGTGAAAATGGATATCCTGATCAATGGTGACATGGTAGATGCACTGTCTTCATTGATTCACGATTCTAATGCTTATTACATTGGTAAAAGAATGTGTGAAAAGCTTCGTGAACTGATTCCTAGACAGCAGTTTGATATTGCAGTTCAGGCAGCATTGGGAGCCAAAGTAATTGCTAGAGAAACCATTAAAGCCTTAAGAAAAGACGTTACCGCAAAATGTTATGGTGGAGATATTTCCAGAAAACGTAAGCTATTGGAAAAGCAGAAAGAAGGTAAGAAGAAAATGAAACAGATTGGTAGAGTAGAAGTCCCGCAATCGGCATTCATGGCTGTATTAAAACTAAATGATTAA
- a CDS encoding KdsC family phosphatase encodes MSYKEKLKDIKAFVFDVDGVFTDGSVYLLPGGNMCRVMNVLDGYAVVKALKNNYLIGVITGGNDEMVKHRINYLGIQDYYPKSHNKIDDFEDFKKKHNLKNEEILTMGDDLPDIHIMESSAIAACPENAVPEVKGISDYISPKKGGTGAVRDVIEQVMKVQGNWHDDNTQSV; translated from the coding sequence ATGAGTTATAAAGAGAAATTAAAAGATATTAAGGCATTTGTATTTGATGTTGACGGCGTTTTCACAGACGGAAGTGTTTATCTTCTTCCCGGAGGAAATATGTGCAGAGTAATGAATGTTCTGGACGGATATGCAGTAGTGAAAGCATTAAAAAACAATTATTTGATTGGAGTGATTACCGGTGGAAATGATGAAATGGTAAAACACAGAATCAATTACCTGGGTATCCAGGATTACTATCCGAAATCCCACAACAAAATAGATGATTTTGAAGATTTTAAGAAAAAACACAATCTTAAAAATGAAGAAATCCTGACTATGGGTGATGATCTTCCGGATATTCATATTATGGAAAGTTCGGCTATTGCGGCATGTCCTGAAAATGCAGTTCCTGAAGTAAAAGGAATCTCCGATTATATTTCCCCGAAAAAAGGAGGAACCGGAGCAGTACGCGATGTGATTGAACAGGTGATGAAGGTTCAGGGAAACTGGCATGACGATAATACTCAATCTGTATAA